The Gossypium hirsutum isolate 1008001.06 chromosome D07, Gossypium_hirsutum_v2.1, whole genome shotgun sequence genome includes the window TGTTTCTATGTTCTATTTGGGGAATATGAAGAGAAAGTCCCCATGGCTTATACTTGGTTTTGAATATTTATACACACACGTTGTGGGTTTTATTGCCCTCTCGAGTTGCTCCTTTCAGTAGCTTGAAttcttaattaaaaaagaaatgcAAAAGGAAGAACGCTAAGACTTGAATTATATAGTTAAAGTACTATAAATTATGGGTAAATTTAGATTAGAGATAAAATTgattttttctgttaaaaattttatttatttttactgttaaaaactgaaaTACTAACGGAATAACCAAATAATTACACGTAGCATGCCACATGTACCTTATATCGCTGACATAAAGTAACCGGTTTTTATTAGTAGAAATAGTtagaatttttaacagaagaatTAGTTTGCTATTTGGTTTAATGTATAgagattaatttacctatttttaagtAGATGGGTAgtcaattgagtcttaactctATTGGCATGGGCATTGTTGTCATAATAGGAGGTTGTGAGTTTGACTACACTGAAacacattatccttctatttatgggttgaggagggACTATAGGTTGTCTTAAAAAGATTAGATATGAtctgagattattcaaaaaagaataaaagaagatGGGTTCTTACAAGCTTTACTGCTCTAATTATTAGTGGTGTTGAAAGATTTTATTTTCTGTATTTTTATATTCGCTTTAAGATTTATATTCGAAGTTCCTGTTCGACTTTTTCAATCATAATATCTTCAAGTTAGGCCTATATTCTCTCTGAGAGTACAATATTTAGCGGCGTTGGAGCAAATTGAAGTTTGGACTTTAGTTTCCAGACGACTTTCAGTGAAAGAAGCAATGCTTATGTGTTGGACTTCCCAAATCAGGGATTGCTCTATGGCTAGCCATACACTTTACAGAAAGAAGAGGGAATGGGCTGTTTTGCATTAGAATggaattaatacaatttttttctcttttgctcAGACATAAAACATAAATGGAATTAATATATGCCTAAAAGAAGGTTTTCTTTGACTACTTATACATATTTCTCCACCATGTTAGTAGTATATCTGTGTCAGATACCGATAGTCTCAGAGCTTGAAAGCTTCTTGAgtcggaattaaattgtatatttttatgatagtaaaaatataattttatcatttcaatagttcatatctttataatttttaaagggttaaataaattttttatcatttttaggggtcaaagtacaattttatcattactaatttaaaattttataaagagcaaactaccaaaatagtcacttttgtttacctcaggttgcattttagtcacttatgtttgaaatattatattttcatCACTTACGTtaacatgttgtaacattttagtcactgaatcATTAATTGACGTTAATGGTGTAAcgataagctgacgtggcacattaaatcatcaattcaaacaaaaattttaggttaaattatacaattggtttccatatttttttgtttggagctaaattttaacttaaaattttcgtttgaaatgatgatttaacgtgtcatgtTAAGTTTCCATTACACTATTAACGGCAATTAACAtccagtgactaaaatgttacaacacgataatgtaagtgactaaaatgtaaactaagagaaacaaaagtgactattttagtagtttatcCTTTTAAGTGGCACCGATACAAAGGGCTTCCTCCGAagacatatataaaatatttttatcggTTTGTAATTGTAGGTAAAGGGTTCAAGTTCCATGAAATTGTGGTAATGTTGTAATTGGAAAATTAGAACAGCTCATAGGACACATAAACTGAGGTATTATTTCTCACTTCTAAGTAATGGAATATGCTTTAGAGAAAAAATCTAACTGTAAATTTGGCAAATGAGAGCATTGAGGCCCTCAATCCATGTGCAAAGGCATCAGCGACTCAGTGTTTGAAGCCTTAGATTATTGAGTTTAAAAGTTGGTCAATCAAATAAAGATAATAAttataatcatatttttaaaagtttggcCATCCttacataaaaagaaaaataaacaacatgGTGGTGGGAACTGACTTGAGTTCCATGGTCACTCATCATCATCTACCCTATCTCATCTAATCATATATGATCAACGTTTAAATATATTCACGGTGAGAGGATTAGTTGTTATTATCGACTGTAATAGAGAAAGATTTTAGagtttatttgatttctatttaagTCATGAATTTGTGGATTGCAGCTCTTTTTGTTTTTGTATAAATCAGTATCATGAATGAATAAGAATATTGAAACCAATCAAAGACAAAAGACAGCAACGATGGAAGTGTATCATTTAACTTAGTccctaaaacaaaacaaaaaaagaaaagaaaagcctcATCATCCTCAGTTTACAAAATGCCCAAAAAAACTCAAAACTTGGGCTTTTGGAGAGGGCTCTGTCAGCCTGTGCtactttttttggggggggggtatTTTAcagtattttcaattttttacagtattttttgtttatttttttgttgcaCTGAGGAGTGAGACTTTAGAACTGTGAAATGCATTGTCTATGGCCAGCAATTGTTATCTTTTTGTGTTGCTTAGTTTCATCTTTCCAAAGCTTGCCAATATCTTGTGCTATCCTCATGGCATCTGAGGAAGCACCGGAGAGCCCTCTCCTTGTGAACCCAACTGCATATAATCCACCATTGCCTTTCCAACCATGTGGGAAAGGTGCCTTTGGGTACCCATTCTCACCAAAGAATTCACCTTCCTGTTCATCACGTAACCAGAATCAATATTACTAACAATTTTTCCCAAGAGGACAAAAATCATGTTGGTTTTTTTAGTAAAGTAACATTTTTCTTACCTGAAGCCAAGAAGGAACATTGCTGCGGTATCCGGTTGCCAAAACGACCGAGTCGATATCGAGTTTTTCACCGTTAACGAGCTCGACTTGTCTATATGAGAAACGTTTGATAGCAGGAACAACATTGATGTCACCTGATTTGATTTTCTTCAATGCACCAATGTCCAATACAGGGGTTTTCCCTTTAGTGTTCTTGAGTTCTAATGGACCCATTGATGGCCTTTTAAGCCCATATTTCTCAACGTTTCCAAGCACCAACCAAGCCAAAACCAACATCAACTTGTCAACAAGCCAAAGGGGTAaccatttcatcatcaaaacaaCTAATTCAAATGTGGATTTCCCATAGACTTCTCTTGGCAAGACATGGACCTGTTAAAACAGAAcaaaaatcccattacaaatttATTCTCCATGCTCAAATTTCTCTTCAAAGAAAAGCTAGTAAGGCATGTTTTAATGACTTACCGAGCTACGAACCACCATTGATGGTGAAGCATTGTAGTTGCAAAGATCAAGTGAAACTTCCATGCCAGAGTTGCCACAGCCGACAACGAGCACCTTTTGACCCTGGAATTTTTCACCCGACTTGTACTCACAAGCATGAATAACCTCACCACCAAACTCAGCCAATCCTTGGATATCAGGCACCACACGCTCGGCATTTTCACCGGTGGCCACCACAAGCCAGCGGCAAATGTACTCAAACTCGATCTTGTTTGAACCACTTGTGACAATGGTCTTGACCCTCCAGAAACCACTGGTCTCATCATATCTAGCTGACTGCACACACTCATTGAACTTTGGGTTGATATCAAAATGCTTAGCATATGATTCAAGGTATTCAATGAACTGTTTCCTTGTTGGGTACTCAGGGAAATCCTCAGGGAATGGTAGTTTAGGGAGTTGACAGAATTGCTTTGGAAGATGAAGCTTCAGCCTGTCGTAAGTGCGTTTTTGCCACAAAGAAGCTATACATTCAGCTCGTTCAAGAACAACAAAGGGCACCCCTTGTTCTCTTAGACAAGCAGCAGTGGCTAGCCCCGAAGGTCCAGCACCAATTATGATCGGACCATTGACCAAAGTCCATTTACGTTGAAAAGAATCTTGTTCCTGATCAACAAGGCGAAACAGGCTCTGATCCATTGTCGAAAAACCCTGAAAGTTCTTTGCTTGGTgtagttttttcttttaatttcaatgaACCTGAAATAGagtcgaaagaaagaaaggaagatgATGAATATTGGTTTGGTGGGAGTAGGGCTTTGGACGAGTCCTTAAATAGGGATAAAATGGTGTGAAAGGTCCATGTgattatatttcaaaataataataataataataataataataataatgcaaattGAATGGGGTCAAATTCCAAATCATAAGCCAATGGCTAACTTTTGTTATTTTATGAACTATTCAATAGAATCTCATATATTATACTTGCTAAAAAAAGTTGAAGGATTGaccccctttttcttttcttttttttggaaattttctttttattctttccattAGAATTTATATTTTGGGTTTGGTTCTGGATTAAAACTGAAGTCGAATCAAACTGGATCATAAACAGGGCAAATTTCTCTTAGTATTATTTTTCTCATCCATAATACTTAACAGGCATGGAATTTCTTACCACTCAAtctaataaaattcaataaactTTTTGTTTATTAGTAAAAGCATCATTGAggcaaaaaatgagcaaattaatccttatatattagattaaagagcacactaattatttttattaaaaatttcatcatttctaCTTCAAAAACTGACGTGGCTGAGAGAATAACTAAATAGTTGTGCTTCATTCTAACGTATAAGGACCAGTTTTTAacgaaaaatagataaaatttttaacaaaatgacctCCTTCAAAGCACTTTTacctttatttttcatataaatgtgaatagttttcattttaataataacaataattagatactgtttttttttctttctagaaaTTATTATGGAAAGTATTAGTAGGAGGAAATACTTGGTTACCATTGGTTTCAATGATTTTTT containing:
- the LOC107925754 gene encoding probable indole-3-pyruvate monooxygenase YUCCA5, giving the protein MDQSLFRLVDQEQDSFQRKWTLVNGPIIIGAGPSGLATAACLREQGVPFVVLERAECIASLWQKRTYDRLKLHLPKQFCQLPKLPFPEDFPEYPTRKQFIEYLESYAKHFDINPKFNECVQSARYDETSGFWRVKTIVTSGSNKIEFEYICRWLVVATGENAERVVPDIQGLAEFGGEVIHACEYKSGEKFQGQKVLVVGCGNSGMEVSLDLCNYNASPSMVVRSSVHVLPREVYGKSTFELVVLMMKWLPLWLVDKLMLVLAWLVLGNVEKYGLKRPSMGPLELKNTKGKTPVLDIGALKKIKSGDINVVPAIKRFSYRQVELVNGEKLDIDSVVLATGYRSNVPSWLQEGEFFGENGYPKAPFPHGWKGNGGLYAVGFTRRGLSGASSDAMRIAQDIGKLWKDETKQHKKITIAGHRQCISQF